The following is a genomic window from Nocardioides thalensis.
TGCGCTGCGGGTTCCTCGTCTCCTCGGCGGTGGTGGCGACCACGTCGAAGCCGATGAACGCGAAGAACACGATCGAGGCCCCCGCGATGACCCCGGCCACGCCGTACGTCGCGGGCTCCCAGCCGAACAGCGTCGAGACCAGCGGCGTCTTCCAGAACGACCCCTCGCTGTCCGGGGTCGGGATGCTGTCCGGGATGAACGGCGTGTAGTTGGAGGCCTTGATGTAGGTGATGCCCAGCACGATCACGAGCCCGACGACGGCGAGCTTGATCGCGACGACGACCTGGTTGACGCGGCTGGACAGCTTGATGCCGCCGGCCAGGACGCCGGCCACAAGGAGCGAGATCAGCACCGCCGGGAGGTCGACCGCACCGTCGGCGGCCGACCCGATCGCTGCGGGCACCTCCAACGGCGTGCCGGCGAGGACGTTCTGGAGATACCCGGAGAAGCCGGTCGCCAGCGCTGCCGCGCCAACGGTGAACTCCAGCATCAGGTCCCACCCGATGATCCACGCGACGAGCTCGCCGAACGTCGCGTAGCTGAACGTGTAGGCGCTGCCCGCGACCGGCACCGTCGAGGCGAACTCGGCGTAGCAGAGAGCCGCCAGCGCGCACGCCAGGCCCGCGATGGCGAAGGAGATCGCGATCGCCGGTCCGGCGTTCGTCGCCGCGACGCTGCCCGTGTAGACGAAGATGCCGGCGCCGATGATCACCCCCACGCCGAACACGGTGAGGTCGAGGGCACCGAGGTTGCGCTTGAGCCGGTGGTCCGGCTCGTCGGTCTCGGCGATCGACTGCTCGACCGTCTTCGTGCGGAGCAGGCTGTGGCGGGGCTTCATGCCGTCACCGGTACCCCGAGGTCCTCTGGTCACGGCACCCATCTTGGGGCATGGCTCGCGACATGGCCCGAACGGACCACCCGGACGGGGCCGATCGGTCGGACCTCGCGCAGACGGGTTCCCGTGACGGCGAGGTCCACCTAACCTCGGAAGGTCCCGGCTCCCGGCCGCGGCGCGACCGGGGAGGGTGGATGGAGCAAGGACACGACGCCTCCCGTAGCGACGGCCACGATCAGCGGCTCCGGCTGATCGTCGAGGCCGCGCCCAACGCGATGATCATGGTCAATGACCGCGGCCGGATCGTCCTGGTGAACTCCGAGGCGGAGCGGTCGTTCGGCTACGCCCGCGAGGAGCTGCTCGCGCTCCACGTCGAGGACCTGGTTCCGCACCGGTTCCGCCACGCGCACCAGGCCTACCGCGACGGGTTCTTCGCGACGCCCGACCGGCGGGGGATGGGCGTGGGCCGCGAGCTCTACGGGCTGCGGCGCGACGGCTCCGAGATGCCGATCGAGATCGGGCTCAACCCGATCGAGCTCGACGGCCGCCACTTCGTGCTCGCGTCGGTCATCGACATCACCGAGCGGCTCAGGGGCCAGGCGGCCGCCGACGCCGAGCGCGAGGACCAGCTGCGCCGGTCAATCCTCGACTCGATCCCGTTCAGCATCATCGCGACCGACCCGGAGGGCACGATCGTCGCCGCCAACCCGGCGGCCGAGCAGCTCCTGGGCTACCGCCGCGACGAGCTCGTGGGCGCCGCGGTCGCCGAGATCGACGGGGAGCCGCGCAAGAGCATCGCCGGCCTCCACGCCGCCGTCGGCAGCATGGTCGGCAGCACGGAGGAGAGCGAGTGGACCTACCGCCGCAAGGACGGTGGGCGGGTGCCGGTCAGCGAGGCGATCGTGCCGCTGCCCGGCGACGGCGACGAGCACGCGGGCTTCCTCGTGGTCTCCTACGACATCACCCGCCGGATCGAGGCCCGCGCGCGGGCCGAGTTCCTCGCCGGCCACGACGCGTTGACCAACCTTCCGAACCGGTTCCTCCTCACCCGCCACCTCGACGACGTGATCGCCGCGGCCGAGCGCGGCGGTCCTGGATTCGCCCTGCTGCTCCTCGACCTCGACCACTTCAAGCGGGTCAACGACTCGCTCGGCCACCTCATCGGCGACGAGCTGCTCCTCCACGTGGCCGCCCGCCTGCAGGCGTGGGCAGGCCCGGGTGACCTGGTCTCGCGACTGGGCGGCGACGAGTTCGTGATCGTCCTCGGGCGCACCGACCGGCGGTCCGCACTGGCCGCCAGGATCGCCTCGCTCGTCGATGCCGTGCTCGCTCCGGTCAGCGTCCAGGGCTACGAGCTCGCGGTGACCGGCAGCATCGGCGCCGCCGTCTACCCGTTGCACGGGGGCGACCCCACCACCCTCCTCAAGCACGCGGACATCGCGATGTACCAGGCCAAGGCCTCGGGGCGCGACAACGCGCAGTGGTTCGAGACCCGGATGGTGGAGGACACCAACGACCGGATCGCGCTCTCGGCGGCGCTGCGCCAGGCGCTCGGCCGGGGCGAGGTCTCCGTCGTCTACCAGCCCCAGGTCGACCTGGAGTCCGGTGAGGTCGTCGGCTTCGAGGCGCTCGCCCGCTGGACCAGCCCGGAGCACGGGTCGGTGGCGCCCGACCTCTTCATCCCCGTCGCGGAGGACGGCGGGATGATCATCCAGCTCGGCGAGTGGGTCCTGCGGACGGCGTGCGCCGACGTCGCGGCGCTCAGCGCCGCAGTCGGTCGGCCGCTGCGGCTGGCCGTCAATGTCTCGCCGCGCCAGCTCCGCGGCAAGCAGTGGCTCGACTCGGTCACCGCGGCGCTCCGCGACTCCGGCCTCGACCCGGCCAGCCTCGAGGTCGAGATCACCGAGGGCCTCCTGATCGCCGACGTCGGCGACGCGGTCGCGATCCTCTCCGCCGTGCGCGAGCTCGGGGTCAGCGTCGTGGTCGACGACTTCGGGCAGGGCTACTCGAGCCTCGCGTACCTCACCCGGTTCCCCATCGACAAGATCAAGATCGACAGGTCGTTCGTCGAGGAGATCACCGACGACGGTGACCGGGCCGCCATCGTCGACGCGATCATCGTCATGGCTCACGCGCTGGGGATGAAGGTGCTCGCCGAGGGCGTCGAGACCGCCGAGCAGGAGAGCTACCTGACCGCTCGCGGCTGCGACGAGGTCCAGGGCTTCCGCTACGGCCGAGGCATGCCGAAGGACCAGGTGCTGACGGCGCTCCCTAGGATTGCCCCATGCCCGAGCCCATCTCACGTGACGACGTCGCCCACCTGGCCGACCTCGCCCGGATCGACCTCGACGACGCCGAGCTCGACCACCTCGCACCGCAGCTCGCGGTGATCCTCGAGTCGGTCGCCTCGATCCAGGGCGTGGCCGACGACGACGTGCCGCCGACGTCGCACCCGGTCCCGCTCACCAACGTCTTCCGCGAGGACGTCGTCGTGCCTGGGCTGACCGCCGAGCAGGCGCTCGCGGGCGCGCCCGCCAGCGACGAGCAGCGGTTCTCGGTGCCGCGGATCCTGGGGGACGAGCAGTGAGCCTCCTCATCAAGATGACGGCGGCCGAGCAGGCCGAGTCCCTCGCCGCTGGCGAGACCACGTCCGTGGAGCTGACCCAGGCCCACCTCGACCGCATCGCGGCGGTCGACGGCACGGCCGAGAGTGGAGTCCACGCGTTCCTCCACGTCGACGCCGAGGGCGCGCTCGAGCAGGCTGCCGCGTCCGACGCGCGCCGCGCCGCCGGCTCGCCCGCGCACGCGCTCGACGGCGTGCCGATCGCCGTCAAGGACGTGCTCGCCACCAGCGGCCTGCCCACCACCTGCGGCTCCAAGATCCTCGAGGGCTGGGTGCCGCCGTACGACGCGACGGTGGTGCGGCGGCTGAAGGAGGCGGGCCTCCCGATCCTCGGCAAGACCAACATGGACGAGTTCGCGATGGGATCCTCCACCGAGCACTCCGCCTACGGCCCGACCCGCAACCCGTGGGACCTCGGCCGGATCCCCGGCGGCTCCGGCGGCGGGTCGGCGGCCGCGGTCGCGGCGTACGAGGCCCCCCTCGCGATCGGCACCGACACGGGCGGCTCGATCCGCCAGCCGGGCGCGGTCACCGGCACGGTCGGCGTGAAGCCGACGTACGGCGGGGTGTCGCGCTACGGACTCGTGGCGCTGGCCAACTCGCTCGACCAGGCGGGCCCGGTGACCCGCACCGTGCTCGACGCGGCGCTGCTGCACGAGCTGATCGGCGGCCACGACCCGCTCGACTCGACGTCCGTCGACCAGCCGGTCCCGGCTCTCGTCGCGGCCGCGCGGGAGGGCGCGTCGGGTGACCTGACCGGCCTCAAGGTGGGCGTGATCGCCGAGCTGTCCGGTGACGGCTGGCAGCCCGGCGTGATGACCCGCTTCCAGGAGTCGGTCGACCTGCTGGTCAAGGCCGGCGCCGAGGTCGTCGAGGTCTCGTGCCCGACCTTCGTGCACGCGCTCGCGGCGTACTACCTCATCCTGCCGGCCGAGGCGTCGAGCAACCTCGCGAAGTTCGACGCCATGCGCTACGGCCTGCGCGTCGTGCCCGAGGGCGACCCGAGCGCCGAGGAGGTCATGAAGGCCACCCGCGACGCCGGGTTCGGCGACGAGGTCAAGCGCCGCATCATCCTCGGCACCTACGCGCTGTCGAGCGGCTACTACGACGCCTACTACGGGCAGGCGCAGAAGGTGCGCACGCTGATCTCGCGCGACTTCGCGGCGGCGTACGAGCAGGTCGACGTGCTGGTCTCGCCCACGGCGCCGACCACGGCGTTCGAGCTGGGCGAGAAGCTCGACGACCCGCTGGCGATGTACCTCAACGACCTCGCGACCATCCCGGCCAACCTCGCTGGTGTGCCCGGCATCTCGGTGCCCGCGGGCCTCGCCGACGAGGACGGGCTGCCGGTGGGCGTCCAGGTCCTCGCGCCGGCGCTGGCCGACGACCGCTGCTACCGGGTCGGCGCGGCGCTGGAGACGATCCTGACCGACAAGTGGGGCGGGCAGCTGCTCGAGCAGGCGCCCGCGCTGGAAGGACTCTCGGCATGACCACCACCTCTGACGTCCTGATCCCGTTCGACGAGGTCGTGGAGGCCTACGACCCGGCCCTCGGGCTCGAGGTCCACGTCGAGCTCAACACCAACACGAAGATGTTCTGCGGCTGCCCGACCGAGTTCGGCGCCGAGCCGAACGCGCAGGTCTGCCCCACCTGCCTCGGCCTGCCCGGGGCGATGCCGGTGGTCAACGGCAAGGCCGTGGAGGCAGCGATCCGGATCGGCCTCGCGCTCAACTGCGACATCGCGGAGTGGTGCCGGTTCGCGCGGAAGAACTACTTCTACCCGGACATGCCGAAGAACTTCCAGACCTCGCAGTACGACGAGCCGATCTGCTTCGACGGGTGGATGGACGTCGACGTCGATGGCGAGACGTTCCGCGTCGAGATCGAGCGCGCCCACATGGAGGAGGACACCGGCAAGTCCACCCACATCGGGGGCGCCACCGGCCGGATCCACGGCGCCAGCCACTCGCTCGTCGACTACAACCGCGCCGGCATCCCACTGATCGAGATCGTCACCCGGCCCATCGTCGGCGCGGGCGAGAAGGCGCCGCTCGTCGCGAGGGCGTACGTCGCACAGCTGCGCGACCTGATCGTCGCACTCGGCGTCTCCGACGCGCGGATGGACCAGGGCTCGATCCGCGCCGACGTGAACCTGTCGCTCGCGCCGAAGGGCTCGGGGGTGCTCGGCACCCGCACCGAGACCAAGAACGTCAACTCGCTGCGGTCGGTCGAGCGCGCGGTGCGCTACGAGATGTCGCGCCACGCCGGCGTGCTCGGAGGCGGCGGCGCCGTGCTCCAGGAGACGCGGCACTGGCACGAGGACACCGGCGTCACCACGTCGGGCCGTGAGAAGTCCGACGCCGAGGACTACCGCTACTTCCCCGAGCCCGACCTGGTCCCTGTCGCGCCCTCGCGGGAGTGGGTCGAGGAGCTCCGCGCGACGCTGCCCGAGAACCCGACGCAGAAGCGGGCCCGCCTCCAGCAAGAGTGGGGCTTCTCCGACCTGGAGATGCGCGACACCGTCGGCGCCGGGGCCCTCGCGCTCGTCGAGGAGACCGTTGCCGCGGGCGCGGCCCCGCAGGCCGCCCGCAAGTGGTGGCTGTCCGAGCTGGCGCGGCGCGCCAACGACGCCGGCGTCGAGCTGGCCGAGGTCGGTGTGACGCCGGCCCAGGTGGCCGAGGTGCAGTCGCTCGTGGACGCGAAGACGATCAACGACAAGCTTGCCCGCCAGGTGTTCGACGGCCTCGTCGCCGGCGAGGGCACCCCGGCCGAGATCGTCGAGAAGCGCGGTCTCGCGGTGGTGTCCGACGACGGCGCGCTCTCGACCGCCGTCGACAACGCCATCGCCGCCAACCCCGACATCGCGCAGAAGATCCGCGACGGCAAGGTGGCCGCCGCCGGGGCGCTCATCGGCGCCGTGATGAAGGAGATGCGCGGCCAGGCCGACGCCGGCCGGGTGCGGGAGCTCGTGCTCGAGAAGCTGAGCTGATGGATCGGGCCAGGATCGCGCTGCTCATCGACGCCGACAACGCGCCGGCCAGCAAGATCGGGCTGATCCTCAACGACCTCGCGACCTACGGCGAGTGCAACATCCGGCGCGCCTACGGGAACTGGACGAAGTCGGGGCTCAAGGGCTGGATCGCCGAGCTGCACGACTCGGCGATCCGCCCCATGCAGCAGTTCGACCTGACGACGCAGAAGAACGCCTCGGACATGGCGCTGGCGATCGATGCGGTCGACCTCCTGCACACGGGACGTCCGGACGCGTTTGCGATCGTCTCGAGCGACTCCGACTTCACGCCGCTCGTCCACTACCTGCGCGAGCACGGCGCTGCCGTCTACGGCTACGGGCGGGAGAAGACGCCGACGCCGTTCCAGAGCGCGTGCACGCGATTCACGGTGCTCGAGCAGCTGGGCGACGAGGAGCTCGAGGACGCGGAGGCGGCGGACGCCGTACCGCCGAAGGGAGCCGCGAAGAAGGCCGCAGCAGGCAAGAAGGCGGCTGCTGGCCGGAAGTCGGGCCGACAGGTGCCCGCCGACAAGCTCCGCTCGGACGGCAAGCTCGTCGGGCTGATCCGCAACGCGATCAGTGCTGCCGCGGGCGAGGACGGATGGGCCCTGGTCAACCAGGTGGGGTCGCAGATCCGCAACCAGTCGTCGCTCGACTGGCGCAACTACGGCTATTCGACCTTGACCAAGCTCCTCGTCGCGATGGACCTCTTCGACCTGCGTGGCGAGGGCACGCCGCAGGTCGCCGTGCGGGATCCGAAGGCGCGTTAGGCCGCCCCGCCTCCCGGACGGCGGACGGATGCGGCAGGTTCCGCCCGCGGGCGGTAGCCTGCCGACGACAAATTCACTTCGCCCGTGGCGGGGGAAGCCGGTCGAATTCCGGCGCTGACCCGCAACCGTAGGCCGCGTCCCTCGGGGCGACGCAGCGAGCCGGAGCGCCTGGCACGGAGCGTCCTGACACAACGCTGTCGCGGAAAGCAGCGGGTGGGCATCGACCTTCCCGGCTGCGTGCAGCGGGAAGGAAAACTGCATGTCCAGCCCCTCGTTCAAGCGGGCGGGAGCCGCGGCCGTCGGCGCCGCGATCCTCGCCGCCGGCCTCACGGCCGTCGCCCCCGCACCTGCCGCCCACGCGGCGACGGATCCCGGCCCGGCGGCTGACGCCGCCGGCTGGCTCGCCGATGAGTTCGCAACGCTGACCAGCGACGAGGCCGGCGAGGCCATCGACTACGGCCTCGCGGTCGCAGCGACCGACGGCCCGGCCGAGGTCCTGACCTCGCTGACCAACGGACTCAACGGCGTCCTGGCGGACTTCCTGCCGCCGGCGGACCCGGCGCCGTCGCAGTGGACTGCCATCAATGTCGCAATGGCGGCGGACTACTACGCCACGGTCGATGCGATCCCGCCGGCGGAGACCGACCTCTTCAACCGCTTCGCCGGGATGGTCGACGACACGACCGGGCAGTTCGGGCCCTCGGCGTGGCCCTACAGCCAGGCCTATGCAGTGAACGCGCTCCGGAACCGGAACAGCGCGGAACTGGAGGAGGCTCGGGACTTCCTGCTCGAGGCACAGTGCGAGAACGGGGCGTGGGGCTTCGACACCTCGTGTGCCGCCGGCACCCTCGACATCGACGGCACGGCGCTCGCCGTGCTCGCGCTCCTTCCCGACGCCGAGCTCGCGGCTGTCGGCCCGGCCGTCGAGAGCGCGATTGCGTGGATGAAGACGCAGCAGCGGGCGGACGGCGGCTTCGGCAACTGGGGCGTCAACACCGGTGGCACGACGAGCAGCGGCCCCAGCTCGGGGCTCGCCGGCTGGGCGCTCGGCGCCGCGGGGGAGACGGCGATCGCGGGCGAGGCCGCGGTGTGGATCCGCAACCACCAGGCCGCGGCCGTCACCGGCTGCGCGACGCTGCTCGACGCCGAGTCCGGCGCGGTGGCCTTCGACGGCGACGGCTACGACGAGGGCACCACTGAGGGCATCGGGGACGCCGTTCGGGGCAGCTGGCTGAACAGCACCGCCCAGGCCTACGGGGCGCTCACGTTCCTGCCGGAACACACCGACCACCTCGGCCTCGGCGTCCCGCTGTACCTCGACGGTGGCAGCACGCACCGGTTCGTGGTGAGCGGGCTCCGCGAGGGCGAGCGTGCCTGCTTCAAGATCGGCAAGAAGCGCACCTGGGTGCGCGGCAACGCCCATGGCAAGGCGACGGTCAACGCGCAGGTCCCGGACCGCACCGGCTTCATCGGTGTCACGGCGGCGACCGCTGACGACGGTGCTGGTGGGGAGACCGCGGTCCTGGCGGCGAAGCGGGTGCCGTTCGACCTCAAGGACCGGGTCCGCCGCGGCGGCAAGCAGGTGGTGGAGGTGCGCGGGCTGCACTCCGGTGAGCGCGTCGTGGTCCGTTACGACGGCGCGAAGGTCGCCGGCGGCAAGGCGGCGACCGACGGCACCTTCCGGGCGTCGTTCCCGGTGGGCCGGAAGGCGGGCGCGCACAAGGTCAAGGTCGTCGGCCAGTTCGCCGACCGCACCGCGACCCAGTCCTTCCTGGTGGGGTGATCGACGTGCTGCGCAGGATTCTCGGGCCGGTCGCAGCGGCCACACTGGCCGCCGCGACCGGTGTCCTGCTCGTCCCCGCGGGTACGGCGGCCGCCGTACCCGCGCGGGCCGCGGCGATGTGCTCATCGACGACCGGCGTCACCGCGGTGGTCGACTTCAACGGCCTGGGCGGCAACCAGGCGACCGCGGGATGCGACCCCGACGGCGGCGGACGGCCGGCGAGCGAGGTGTTCGGCGACGCCGGCTACTCGATCTCCTACAGCCAGGCCGACGGCATGAACGGGTTCGTCTGCAAGGTCCAGGGCCAGCCCACCGACGGCGACTGCACCGACACCAACTCCTTCTGGAGCCTGTGGTGGTCCGACGGAACATCGGGCAAGTGGGTCTTCTCCAACCAGGGCGTCAACACCCTCGACGTGCCCGACGGTGGCTCGGTCGCGTTCTCGTGGCACGAGGGCGGCGGCCAGGCCCAGCCGCCCGGCGCCGCGCCGGCAGTCCACCAGGAGCCCGAGCCGAGCGAGGACCCCGACGACAACGGCGACGGCGGCTCCGGAGGTGACGGCGGCTCCGGCGGCGACCGGGGACCCCGCGGTGACGGCGGCGGCGACCAGGAGGGCGACGGCGACGCGCCGACCGAGACCGACGACCCCTCCGAGACCCCCGGCGCGAGCCCGACCGGCGACGCCGCCGGCGGGAAGCGCGACGGCAAGCCCGGCAAGGCGGACCGCAAGCGGGGCCGGGACAAGCAGACAGACGGCGCGGCGGCATCGCCGACCGACCCGAGCACACCGACGACCGACGTCGGCGAGCTGGTCGAGGGACCGCCCCCGGAGGCGACGGCCGACGAGGAGGGCTCGTCACTCCCGACGTGGATCGCGATCGGGCTGGCCGTGCTCGTGATCGGAGCCGCTGCCGCCGTACCGCTGATCCGGCGAAGGGCCGGCTGAGCAGCAGCGATGAGGAGACCGTGAGGATCCCGCGCGACCTCCACCCCGGCGCGTGGTGGTGCTGGGCCATCGGCCTCGCGGCCGGTGCGTCCAGCACGACCAACCCGCTGGTGCTGTCGCTGCTGATCGCGGTGGCCGCGGTGTGCGTCTACGCGTGCCGCGGCGACCAGCCGTGGTCCCGGTCCTTCCGGCTCTACCTGTGGCTGGCCGCGGTGGTCCTCGTCGTCCGGGTGCTGTTCCGGATCCTGCTCGGCGGCAACGACGCCGGGCACGTCCTGTTCACGATGCCGGAGATCCCGCTGCCCGACTGGGCGGCGGGGATCTCGCTGCTGGGACCGTTCAGCCGCGAGGAGCTGCTGGCCGCGATCTACGAGGGTCTTCGGCTGGGTGCGCTTCTGCTCGCGGTCGGCGCCGCCAACGCCCTGGCGAACCCCAAGCGGCTGATGAAGTCGCTGCCGCCCGCGCTCTACGAGATCGGCACCGCGATGGTCGTCGCGATCACGGTGCTCCCGCAGCTCGCCGACAGCGCCCGTCGCGTGCGGGCCGCGCAGCAGCTGCGCGGCGGCCCGGGCGGGCGGTTCGCGCGGGTGCGCGGGCTGCGGCGGCTGCTGGTGCCGGTGCTGGAGGACGCGCTCGAGCGGTCGATGGCGCTCGCAGCGGGCATGGACACCCGCGGCTACGGCCGGACGGGTGACGTCAGCCGCGCGCAGCGACGGGGGACCGGCGCGCTGATGGTCGCGGGCCTTCTCGGCATCTGCGTCGGCACCTACGCCTTCCTCGACTCCAGCGCGCCGCGGCTCCTGGCCGGGCCGATGCTCGCGCTCGGGTCGCTGCTCGCGGTGCTCGGGTTCGTGGTCGCGGGCCGGCGGGTGCGCCGTACCCGCTATCGAGCGGATCGCTGGCGGCTCCCCGAGGTCGTCGTTGCGATCTCCGGCGTGCTCGTCGGGGTCGGGCTGTGGGCCGTGCAGCGGTGGGAGTACGCCGTCGCGCACCCCGGCGTGCAGGACGTGCCCGAGGTGAGCCTGCTCGCCGTCGCCTCCGTGCTCTGCGGTGTGGTGCCGGTCTGGGTGGCCCCGCCGCCGTTGACCGTGCGGAGCCGCGAGCGGCTGGTGGTGGCCGCGTGAGCCCGCTGCTGGAGCTGCGCTCCGTCACGTTCGAGTACGGCGCCGGGCCCGATGCGCGGCGGGTCCTCGACGTGGTGGACCTGGCCGTCGACCCCGGCGAGCTCGTGGTCCTCGCCGGGCCGACCGGCGTCGGCAAGTCGACGCTGCTCGGTGTGGTCGCGGGACTGGTGCCGGCGTTCAGCGGCGGCACGCTCCGCGGCGAGGTGCTGATCGACGGCAGCTCCGTGATCGACCAGCCGGCGCGGGACCGTGCACACACCGTGGGCTACGTCGGTCAGAACCCGGCAGCGTGGTTCGTCACCGACACGGCCGAAGAGGAGCTCGCCTTCGGGATGGAGCAGCTGGGGCTGCCGCCCGCGACGATGCGCCGGCGCGTGGAGGAGACGCTGGACCTGCTCGGCATCGCCGACCTGCGGCACCGCGACCTGCGGACCCTCTCCGGAGGCCAGCAACAGCGGGTCGCGATCGGTGCCGTGCTCACGACGCACCCCCGTCTGCTCGTGCTCGACGAGCCGACGTCGGCGCTCGACCCGACCGCCGCCGAGGACGTGCTCGCGACGATCACCCGGCTCGTCCACGACCTCGACGTGAGCGTGCTGCTGGCCGAGCACCGCCTTGAGCGGGTGGTGCCGTTCGCCGACCGGATGGCGCTGCTGGAGGCCGGCGGGAAGCTGCGGGTCGGCGAGCCGGCGACGGTGCTCGCTGACGCGCCGATCGCGCCGCCGATCGTGGAGCTGGGGAGGGTGGCGGGGTGGGAGCCGCTGCCTCTGACGGTGAGGGAGGCTCGGCGGTGGGCGCGGGGGTGGGAGCTGGAGACGCCGACGCCGGCGGAGTCGGCGAGTCCCGGGGTGACTTCCCGGCTTGCTCGCTCCGCCGCGCTACGGCGCTCTGGGGTTGCGGTTGACGCGGGTAGGGGCGCCGGCGCGTCGTCGCGAAATCGCCGGGAAGTCACCCCGCGCCTCGCCGACTCCGCCGGTGCCCACGTCGGGCCTGTGGTCGAGGCGCGCGGGGTGGTGGTGATGCATGGGCGGGTGCCTGCGCTGCGGGAGGTGGACGTGGCGTTGGAGGCGGGGACGGTGACGGCGCTGATGGGGCGCAACGGGTCGGGGAAGTCGACGCTGTTGTGGACGCTCCAGGGGCGGCTGGGCGCCACGTCGGGCGTGGTGCGCGTGGACGGGTCCGACCCGCACGCGGCGCGGCCGGAGGAGCGGCGGCGCCGTACGGGGATGGTGCCGCAGAGCCCGGCCGACCTGCTCTACCTCGAGACCGTGGCCGAGGAGTGCGAGGCGGCGGACGCGTCGACCGGCGCGGACGCCGGCACGTGTGCGGGACTGCTCAAGCGGCTCGCGCCCGGCATCGAACCGGACACCCACCCGCGCGACCTGTCGGAGGGACAGCGGCTCGCCCTGGCGGTGTCGATCGTGCTCACCGCGCGGCCGCCCGTGCTGCTGCTCGACGAGCCGACGCGCGGCCTGGACTACACCGCGAAGGCCGCGCTGGCCGACATCCTGCGTGACCTGGCGACCGACCCGGAGGGGGAGCGCGCGGTGCTCGTCGCCACCCACGACGTCGAGTTCGTCGCCCACGTGGCCGACCGCGTCGTCGTACTCGCCGAGGGTGAGGTCGTCTCGGCCGGGCCGGTGCGCGAGGTGGTGGCGGAGTCACCGGCGTTCGCGCCGCAGGTGACGAAGGTGCTCGGCGCGCCGTGGCTCCACGTCGACGAGGTCGCGGCGGCGCTCGCCGACCGTGACGGCTCGGAGTGCCAACCGTGACGGTTCGTGCGACCAACCCTGCCGGTTCGGCGGGCGGGCAGGTGGCGGTGGCGGTGGGGCTGCGGTCGACGGTGGTGCTGGCGCTCGCGTCGGTGATCGGGCTGATCATGCTCGGGTGGCCGCTGGTGCTCGAGCCGGGGAGCGGGGACCGGGTGGACCCGCCGTTCCTGTTCCTGGCGCTGCTGCCGGTCATCCTCGCGGTGGTGCTCGCCGAGCTCAGCGAGGGCGGCATGGACGCGCGGGTGCTGGCGATCCTCGGCGTGCTCAGCGCGATCAACGCCGTGCTGCGCGGCGTCAGCGCGGGCACCAGCGGGATCGAGCTCGTGTTCTTCCTGCTGATCCTCGGCGGCCGGGTGTTCGGGCCGGGGTTCGGCTTCGTGCTCGGCTGCACGTCGCTCTTCGCCTCGGCGCTGCTCACGGCCGGCGTCGGGCCGTGGCTGCCGTTCCAGATGCTCGTCGCCGGCTGGGTCGGCATGGGTGCGGGGCTCCTACCGCGTCGGGTCGGCGGCCGCGCCGAGATCGTCCTGCTGGTCGTGTACGGCGTGCTCGCGGCCTA
Proteins encoded in this region:
- the gatA gene encoding Asp-tRNA(Asn)/Glu-tRNA(Gln) amidotransferase subunit GatA, which gives rise to MTAAEQAESLAAGETTSVELTQAHLDRIAAVDGTAESGVHAFLHVDAEGALEQAAASDARRAAGSPAHALDGVPIAVKDVLATSGLPTTCGSKILEGWVPPYDATVVRRLKEAGLPILGKTNMDEFAMGSSTEHSAYGPTRNPWDLGRIPGGSGGGSAAAVAAYEAPLAIGTDTGGSIRQPGAVTGTVGVKPTYGGVSRYGLVALANSLDQAGPVTRTVLDAALLHELIGGHDPLDSTSVDQPVPALVAAAREGASGDLTGLKVGVIAELSGDGWQPGVMTRFQESVDLLVKAGAEVVEVSCPTFVHALAAYYLILPAEASSNLAKFDAMRYGLRVVPEGDPSAEEVMKATRDAGFGDEVKRRIILGTYALSSGYYDAYYGQAQKVRTLISRDFAAAYEQVDVLVSPTAPTTAFELGEKLDDPLAMYLNDLATIPANLAGVPGISVPAGLADEDGLPVGVQVLAPALADDRCYRVGAALETILTDKWGGQLLEQAPALEGLSA
- the gatB gene encoding Asp-tRNA(Asn)/Glu-tRNA(Gln) amidotransferase subunit GatB — translated: MTTTSDVLIPFDEVVEAYDPALGLEVHVELNTNTKMFCGCPTEFGAEPNAQVCPTCLGLPGAMPVVNGKAVEAAIRIGLALNCDIAEWCRFARKNYFYPDMPKNFQTSQYDEPICFDGWMDVDVDGETFRVEIERAHMEEDTGKSTHIGGATGRIHGASHSLVDYNRAGIPLIEIVTRPIVGAGEKAPLVARAYVAQLRDLIVALGVSDARMDQGSIRADVNLSLAPKGSGVLGTRTETKNVNSLRSVERAVRYEMSRHAGVLGGGGAVLQETRHWHEDTGVTTSGREKSDAEDYRYFPEPDLVPVAPSREWVEELRATLPENPTQKRARLQQEWGFSDLEMRDTVGAGALALVEETVAAGAAPQAARKWWLSELARRANDAGVELAEVGVTPAQVAEVQSLVDAKTINDKLARQVFDGLVAGEGTPAEIVEKRGLAVVSDDGALSTAVDNAIAANPDIAQKIRDGKVAAAGALIGAVMKEMRGQADAGRVRELVLEKLS
- the gatC gene encoding Asp-tRNA(Asn)/Glu-tRNA(Gln) amidotransferase subunit GatC; translation: MPEPISRDDVAHLADLARIDLDDAELDHLAPQLAVILESVASIQGVADDDVPPTSHPVPLTNVFREDVVVPGLTAEQALAGAPASDEQRFSVPRILGDEQ
- a CDS encoding amino acid permease, translating into MKPRHSLLRTKTVEQSIAETDEPDHRLKRNLGALDLTVFGVGVIIGAGIFVYTGSVAATNAGPAIAISFAIAGLACALAALCYAEFASTVPVAGSAYTFSYATFGELVAWIIGWDLMLEFTVGAAALATGFSGYLQNVLAGTPLEVPAAIGSAADGAVDLPAVLISLLVAGVLAGGIKLSSRVNQVVVAIKLAVVGLVIVLGITYIKASNYTPFIPDSIPTPDSEGSFWKTPLVSTLFGWEPATYGVAGVIAGASIVFFAFIGFDVVATTAEETRNPQRNVPIGILGSLAIVTVLYIAVSLVVTGMQSYTDIDPEDAAPLATAFDAVGITWIADVIAIGATIGLTVVVLILMLGQTRVTFAMARDGLLPQWLAKVHPRHGTPYRVTAVTGIGVALLSGFVDFATLGDLVSIGTLFAFALVSIGVLVLRRTRPDLPRAFRTPAVGVVATLSVLMCGYLMLNLIGETWVRFLVWMGIGLLVYAVYGRTHSRLVSGSGTPEVAER
- a CDS encoding putative bifunctional diguanylate cyclase/phosphodiesterase, translated to MEQGHDASRSDGHDQRLRLIVEAAPNAMIMVNDRGRIVLVNSEAERSFGYAREELLALHVEDLVPHRFRHAHQAYRDGFFATPDRRGMGVGRELYGLRRDGSEMPIEIGLNPIELDGRHFVLASVIDITERLRGQAAADAEREDQLRRSILDSIPFSIIATDPEGTIVAANPAAEQLLGYRRDELVGAAVAEIDGEPRKSIAGLHAAVGSMVGSTEESEWTYRRKDGGRVPVSEAIVPLPGDGDEHAGFLVVSYDITRRIEARARAEFLAGHDALTNLPNRFLLTRHLDDVIAAAERGGPGFALLLLDLDHFKRVNDSLGHLIGDELLLHVAARLQAWAGPGDLVSRLGGDEFVIVLGRTDRRSALAARIASLVDAVLAPVSVQGYELAVTGSIGAAVYPLHGGDPTTLLKHADIAMYQAKASGRDNAQWFETRMVEDTNDRIALSAALRQALGRGEVSVVYQPQVDLESGEVVGFEALARWTSPEHGSVAPDLFIPVAEDGGMIIQLGEWVLRTACADVAALSAAVGRPLRLAVNVSPRQLRGKQWLDSVTAALRDSGLDPASLEVEITEGLLIADVGDAVAILSAVRELGVSVVVDDFGQGYSSLAYLTRFPIDKIKIDRSFVEEITDDGDRAAIVDAIIVMAHALGMKVLAEGVETAEQESYLTARGCDEVQGFRYGRGMPKDQVLTALPRIAPCPSPSHVTTSPTWPTSPGSTSTTPSSTTSHRSSR